The following proteins come from a genomic window of Fusobacterium perfoetens:
- a CDS encoding M48 family metallopeptidase: MLKLPKELENISIEVKRKRIKNIIFKIKDDGILAISIPWNVSYEYVEKLLVIRKDWILENIKKLENISDKKIKYITGDILNIFDKNFLLEVVESQKDNVLFKDDRLYLFTSRIDDRDYKKKIIDYWYREQGKIILKEMLEKWLLITDKSINKFTIKTLKRNWGSCEVGKKNINLNSELLKQDRRFVEYVILHEIAHLEHPNHSKNFYNYVARFMPDWKERKKLGKLEI; encoded by the coding sequence ATGTTAAAACTGCCTAAAGAATTAGAAAATATATCTATAGAAGTTAAAAGAAAAAGAATAAAAAATATCATATTTAAAATAAAAGATGATGGAATTCTTGCAATTTCTATCCCTTGGAATGTATCTTATGAGTATGTTGAAAAACTTTTAGTAATAAGAAAAGATTGGATACTAGAAAATATAAAAAAATTAGAAAATATATCTGATAAAAAAATAAAGTATATCACTGGAGATATTTTAAATATTTTTGATAAAAATTTTTTATTAGAAGTGGTAGAAAGTCAAAAAGACAACGTTTTATTTAAAGATGATAGATTATATCTTTTTACTTCTAGGATAGATGATAGAGATTATAAAAAGAAAATAATAGATTATTGGTATAGGGAGCAAGGAAAAATTATTCTAAAAGAGATGTTGGAAAAATGGCTTTTAATAACCGATAAATCTATAAATAAATTTACAATAAAAACTTTAAAGAGAAATTGGGGTTCTTGTGAGGTAGGAAAGAAAAATATAAATCTAAATAGTGAACTTTTAAAACAAGATAGAAGATTTGTAGAGTATGTTATCTTGCACGAGATAGCTCATTTAGAACACCCAAATCATAGTAAAAATTTTTATAATTATGTGGCAAGATTTATGCCTGATTGGAAAGAGAGAAAAAAACTAGGGAAGTTAGAAATTTAA
- a CDS encoding glycerate kinase, with protein sequence MKIVIAPDSFKECISAKEACIAIQKGFEKIFKEGEYILVPMADGGEGTTEALVDATDGKIYFCDTTNPIGEKIISKFGILGDGKTAIIEMAQASGLELISKEKRNPMVTTTYGTGELIKSALDKNIETILIGIGGSATNDGGAGMIQALGGKLLDKDGKEIGFGGGELSKLHKIDLSNLDERLKKVKIIVACDVDNPLTGERGASYIFGKQKGGNPEILKILDDNLKHFAKIIKKDLGVDIENISGSGAAGGLGGGLMGFLSAELKKGIDIVIEYSKLEEKIQGADLVITGEGSIDSQTRFGKTPYGVAKVAKKYNIPVIALAGNIGKDVDILYDYGFDAIFSILPRVETLQESLSRGKENLEKTSENIARLIKSIKK encoded by the coding sequence ATGAAAATAGTTATAGCACCTGACTCTTTTAAAGAATGTATCAGTGCAAAAGAGGCTTGTATTGCAATACAAAAGGGTTTTGAGAAAATATTTAAAGAGGGCGAATATATTTTAGTTCCTATGGCAGATGGAGGAGAGGGAACAACAGAAGCTTTAGTTGACGCCACTGATGGGAAAATATATTTTTGTGATACGACTAACCCTATTGGAGAGAAAATAATTTCAAAATTTGGAATACTTGGAGATGGAAAAACTGCTATTATAGAGATGGCTCAAGCTAGTGGATTAGAATTAATATCAAAAGAAAAAAGAAATCCAATGGTAACTACAACTTATGGAACTGGAGAACTTATAAAATCAGCATTAGATAAAAATATTGAAACTATTTTAATAGGAATTGGTGGAAGTGCCACTAATGATGGTGGTGCTGGTATGATTCAAGCTCTTGGTGGAAAGTTGTTGGATAAAGATGGAAAAGAGATTGGTTTTGGTGGTGGAGAGCTATCAAAACTTCATAAAATTGATTTGTCAAATTTAGATGAGAGATTAAAAAAAGTAAAAATTATAGTGGCTTGTGATGTTGATAATCCGTTAACTGGAGAAAGAGGAGCTTCATATATTTTCGGAAAACAAAAGGGAGGAAATCCTGAAATATTAAAAATTCTTGATGATAATTTAAAGCATTTTGCTAAAATTATAAAAAAAGATTTGGGAGTTGATATAGAAAATATTTCTGGCTCTGGTGCTGCTGGTGGTCTTGGTGGAGGATTAATGGGATTTTTATCAGCAGAACTAAAAAAAGGAATAGATATTGTAATAGAATATAGCAAACTTGAAGAAAAAATCCAAGGGGCAGATTTGGTAATAACTGGAGAGGGAAGTATAGACAGTCAAACTAGATTTGGAAAAACTCCTTATGGTGTGGCAAAAGTTGCTAAAAAATATAATATTCCTGTAATTGCACTAGCTGGAAATATTGGAAAAGATGTTGATATTTTATATGATTATGGATTTGATGCTATCTTTTCAATACTTCCAAGAGTTGAAACTTTACAAGAGTCTCTTTCTCGAGGAAAGGAAAATTTAGAAAAAACATCTGAAAATATTGCAAGACTTATAAAAAGTATAAAAAAATAA
- a CDS encoding MATE family efflux transporter, translating into MAKLDLGKDSLTKIILKYGIPSICTMWIYSLYTIVDGIFIGKYLGAKEIAAVNIVMPYVNISFALGIMIAVGGGTLIAIRLGEGDSKEANRIYSLSAQLFLVLGGILSFLGIFFSKQMVKILGANEVVIESAQTYLFTISFFTIFYLLAYGFEVFIRIDGNPAYSMICNLTGAVLNIVLDYIFIVHFHWGISGAALATGMAQLGTAFSLGWYLAFKAKKLKFKFTKFDFKAIGALCFNGSSEFLTEIATGIVIMAFNINIMRMIGEKGVSAFGIIGYISTLVTMTMIGFSQGLQPVISYNFGAEKYERIKEILKIGVATVTGLGILFYLTINFFSHDIIAMFVKNDENLFIITKEAVRLYSFTYVLMGINIIISAYFTAIEDALTSALLSILRGVIFINILLYILPLVLDSKGIWLSAPANEVITLVFSVMIFLTFGIKKIKSKVVEIKIKKSA; encoded by the coding sequence ATGGCAAAATTAGATTTAGGTAAAGACAGTCTTACGAAAATTATATTAAAATATGGTATCCCGTCTATATGTACGATGTGGATATACTCACTTTACACAATAGTTGATGGTATTTTTATAGGAAAATATCTAGGAGCAAAGGAGATAGCAGCAGTAAATATTGTAATGCCTTATGTAAATATCTCTTTTGCCCTTGGAATAATGATAGCTGTAGGTGGAGGAACTCTTATTGCTATACGTCTTGGAGAAGGAGATTCAAAAGAGGCAAATAGAATATACAGTCTTTCTGCACAATTATTTTTAGTTCTTGGTGGAATACTTAGTTTTCTTGGAATATTTTTTTCAAAGCAAATGGTTAAAATATTGGGAGCTAATGAAGTTGTAATTGAATCTGCACAAACTTATCTTTTTACCATTTCATTTTTTACAATCTTTTATCTTTTAGCTTATGGATTTGAAGTATTTATTAGAATAGATGGAAATCCAGCTTACTCAATGATATGTAATTTGACAGGAGCTGTTTTAAACATTGTTCTTGATTATATATTTATAGTTCATTTTCATTGGGGAATTAGTGGAGCGGCTCTAGCCACTGGAATGGCACAACTTGGAACAGCTTTTTCACTTGGTTGGTACTTAGCTTTTAAAGCAAAAAAATTAAAGTTTAAATTTACAAAATTTGATTTTAAAGCTATTGGAGCGTTGTGTTTTAATGGTTCATCAGAATTTTTAACAGAGATAGCCACTGGAATTGTTATTATGGCATTTAATATAAATATTATGAGGATGATTGGTGAAAAAGGTGTATCGGCTTTTGGAATTATTGGATATATCTCTACTCTTGTTACAATGACGATGATAGGATTTTCACAAGGTCTTCAACCAGTTATAAGCTATAATTTTGGTGCTGAAAAATATGAGAGAATAAAAGAGATTTTAAAAATAGGAGTGGCAACTGTTACAGGTCTTGGAATTTTATTTTACCTTACAATAAATTTCTTTTCTCACGATATTATAGCTATGTTTGTCAAAAATGATGAAAATTTATTTATAATTACAAAAGAGGCTGTAAGACTTTATAGTTTTACTTATGTGTTAATGGGAATAAATATAATTATAAGTGCTTATTTTACAGCTATTGAAGATGCTCTGACTTCTGCACTTCTAAGTATTTTAAGAGGAGTAATTTTTATAAATATACTTCTTTATATACTACCATTGGTACTTGATAGCAAGGGAATATGGTTATCAGCTCCAGCGAATGAAGTTATAACTCTTGTATTTTCTGTAATGATTTTCTTAACTTTTGGAATTAAGAAAATAAAATCTAAAGTTGTAGAGATAAAAATAAAAAAATCAGCATAA
- a CDS encoding NUDIX domain-containing protein — MEEFVFLKPRKMKHPQNGMTLEYLEKQSAIAALLVSADGKKGYFVEQFRPGINGNSIEVIAGLIDEGEIDMDALYREVSEEGGYNKEDYDIIYTEKKPLAISPGYTEEKLSLYILKLKDGAKQKSLHLDEGEELEGRWLDFDEVLEKSNDFKTFYLVKIYELLNLKNR, encoded by the coding sequence ATGGAAGAATTCGTATTTTTAAAACCAAGAAAAATGAAACATCCACAAAATGGAATGACATTAGAATATTTAGAAAAACAAAGTGCGATTGCAGCTCTTTTAGTTTCTGCTGATGGGAAAAAGGGATACTTTGTAGAGCAATTTAGACCGGGAATAAATGGAAACTCAATAGAAGTTATAGCAGGGCTTATAGATGAGGGAGAAATAGATATGGATGCCCTTTATAGAGAAGTATCAGAGGAAGGGGGATATAATAAAGAGGATTACGATATAATTTACACAGAGAAAAAACCTCTTGCAATCTCTCCAGGATATACTGAGGAGAAATTAAGCCTTTATATATTAAAATTAAAAGATGGAGCTAAGCAAAAATCTTTACATTTAGATGAGGGAGAAGAATTAGAAGGAAGATGGCTAGATTTTGATGAAGTTTTGGAAAAATCAAATGATTTCAAAACTTTCTATCTAGTAAAAATCTATGAACTTCTAAATTTAAAAAATAGATAA